One part of the Leucobacter triazinivorans genome encodes these proteins:
- a CDS encoding mannosyltransferase, translating to MATLTLIAEPFPDWEADLQSAAARDLTRAIAATAPRGCSARFLVGRGSEAPAFESPLIRIEHLPIRANLLPLVWQSGTTARPLDGEFVHALTPMMPLRSRGEDDGSQTSVTIPHAIAWEAPAVLGSSQARLFRAFTRRAVKLADVILTPTHATARVLQQQYGEHLPVQVIQLAPPAELREGPDAAERRSALGLPERYTVTTAMSGEHGRLEWIFDAMRLDASLPPLVVLEGFDPGVSPRDRDGDDTGATAVPDELRERVLPVRARELADLGAVLSGAALLVQPQAFAGTGYALLGALCAAVPVLHAGHPATAEIVFDAGVAADTAGAFSAEYTRLMRDDDARAQLSVLACDRSRGFSWYGAAWQLWEMHANL from the coding sequence ATGGCGACGCTTACACTCATCGCCGAACCGTTTCCCGATTGGGAGGCCGATCTCCAATCAGCCGCCGCCCGAGACCTCACCCGCGCGATCGCCGCGACCGCACCGCGTGGCTGCAGCGCCCGATTCCTGGTGGGCCGCGGCAGCGAGGCGCCGGCGTTCGAGTCGCCGCTGATCCGCATCGAACACCTGCCGATCCGCGCCAACCTGCTGCCCCTCGTCTGGCAGAGCGGCACCACCGCCCGCCCGCTCGACGGCGAATTCGTGCACGCGCTCACCCCCATGATGCCCCTGCGCTCCCGCGGAGAGGACGATGGCTCGCAGACCTCGGTGACCATTCCCCACGCCATCGCGTGGGAGGCCCCCGCGGTGCTCGGCAGCTCGCAGGCGCGACTCTTCCGCGCCTTCACCCGCCGCGCGGTGAAGCTCGCCGACGTGATCCTCACCCCCACCCACGCCACCGCGCGGGTGCTGCAGCAGCAATACGGCGAGCACCTCCCGGTGCAGGTGATCCAGCTCGCCCCGCCCGCCGAGCTGCGCGAGGGCCCCGATGCTGCGGAGCGACGCAGCGCGCTGGGGCTGCCCGAGCGCTACACGGTGACCACCGCGATGAGCGGCGAGCACGGCCGACTCGAGTGGATCTTCGACGCGATGCGCCTGGACGCCTCGCTGCCGCCGCTCGTGGTGCTCGAGGGTTTCGATCCCGGGGTCTCCCCCCGCGACCGCGATGGCGACGACACCGGCGCCACCGCGGTGCCGGATGAGCTGCGCGAGCGGGTGCTGCCCGTGCGCGCTCGCGAACTCGCCGATCTCGGCGCCGTACTCTCGGGCGCCGCACTGCTCGTGCAGCCGCAGGCATTCGCCGGCACCGGCTACGCGCTGCTCGGCGCGCTGTGCGCCGCGGTTCCCGTGCTGCACGCCGGCCATCCCGCGACGGCCGAGATCGTGTTCGATGCCGGCGTCGCAGCCGACACGGCCGGCGCGTTCTCAGCCGAGTACACGCGCCTGATGCGCGACGACGACGCGCGCGCCCAGCTCTCGGTGCTCGCCTGCGACCGCAGCCGCGGGTTCAGCTGGTACGGCGCCGCGTGGCAGTTGTGGGAGATGCACGCGAACCTCTGA